One stretch of Heliomicrobium undosum DNA includes these proteins:
- a CDS encoding SOS response-associated peptidase yields the protein MENNNEVIYMCGRFTLTVNPAELLEILGVPTAQEFAPRFNIAPGQNILTVVNQDGNKSMNARWGLIPHWAKDPAVGYKMINARAETLAEKPAFRSLLQSNRCLIPADGFYEWQRVGKQKIPHRFVLRDRGVFAFAGLCSTWRGPSGEVVNSCTIITTEPNELVASVHDRMPVIFYPEQCLIWMNSKVPMGEVLRPFPADRMEAHPVSPAVNSLKEEWSKTPSPIVQGTLF from the coding sequence ATGGAGAACAACAATGAGGTGATTTACATGTGCGGCCGCTTCACGCTCACCGTTAACCCAGCGGAACTGTTAGAGATACTGGGTGTCCCGACAGCGCAGGAATTCGCGCCGCGCTTCAACATCGCGCCCGGACAAAACATCCTCACCGTCGTCAACCAAGATGGAAACAAGTCCATGAACGCTCGTTGGGGGCTCATCCCCCACTGGGCCAAGGATCCCGCAGTCGGTTACAAAATGATTAACGCCCGGGCCGAGACGCTGGCGGAGAAACCGGCTTTTCGCAGCCTCCTTCAATCAAACCGGTGTCTGATTCCGGCGGATGGTTTCTATGAATGGCAACGGGTTGGTAAACAGAAAATCCCCCATCGCTTCGTCTTGCGTGATCGGGGGGTCTTCGCCTTCGCAGGATTATGTTCGACTTGGCGAGGTCCGAGCGGGGAAGTCGTCAATTCCTGCACGATCATCACTACAGAACCGAATGAACTGGTGGCATCCGTCCATGATCGGATGCCGGTGATCTTTTACCCTGAACAGTGTCTGATCTGGATGAATTCAAAGGTGCCCATGGGGGAAGTGCTGCGTCCTTTTCCCGCTGATAGAATGGAGGCGCACCCTGTGTCGCCGGCGGTCAATTCGCTGAAGGAAGAATGGTCGAAAACACCAAGTCCAATCGTACAGGGGACATTGTTTTAA
- a CDS encoding copper amine oxidase N-terminal domain-containing protein translates to MRFWKSLLSVLTILLFCLSITTMAFAKGGGGGGGGGGNGNSAASKGNSNAAPGSAAKNTGSSAMKSGSASQTGDPAQTGDASGKVKGPKSLRDGEAHPSQKGLQRAYSNIVANGASPRAQEALRTLIDSRGGAVPDTGDDSTTPGDGTDTTTPGTGTDTNTPTTGTATPSTPPSESEVIADASNLDTIANDPQTISALTADATVKSDLTAIAQSTFNDVRTLSKKEAKSKAFKQVGNFFAEINEPVKAVQSLEQAALVEPADNTVYKQINEVLKETGPKNYTFYLNGKKPSFDTPPVVENNRLLIPLRSVSESLGATVQWNPETKTATITKDGREIVLKAGDTTASVDGKTVSLEAPGKIGNGNRMIVPLRFISETLKNEVSYYPESQLVVIK, encoded by the coding sequence ATGCGATTTTGGAAATCACTCCTGTCTGTGTTGACGATTCTTCTGTTCTGCCTGTCGATCACGACGATGGCCTTTGCCAAAGGAGGCGGCGGGGGCGGTGGTGGCGGCGGAAATGGCAACAGCGCAGCGAGCAAGGGCAATTCCAATGCCGCTCCGGGAAGCGCCGCGAAGAATACAGGCAGTTCTGCGATGAAGTCGGGAAGCGCCTCTCAAACCGGAGATCCCGCTCAGACAGGGGATGCGAGCGGCAAGGTCAAGGGACCCAAATCGCTTCGCGACGGCGAGGCCCATCCTAGTCAGAAAGGGCTACAACGGGCCTATTCGAACATCGTCGCCAACGGCGCAAGCCCCAGGGCTCAGGAAGCGTTGCGCACACTGATCGATAGTCGCGGCGGCGCCGTACCCGACACGGGAGACGACAGCACAACGCCGGGCGACGGCACCGATACCACCACTCCAGGCACCGGCACCGATACCAACACTCCGACCACTGGTACCGCTACCCCCAGCACCCCTCCCTCTGAATCCGAAGTCATTGCAGATGCCAGTAACCTCGACACCATCGCCAATGATCCCCAGACGATCAGCGCCCTTACCGCAGACGCCACTGTGAAAAGCGACTTGACGGCTATTGCCCAATCAACATTCAACGATGTGCGGACCCTTTCGAAAAAAGAAGCAAAGAGCAAAGCCTTCAAACAAGTCGGCAACTTTTTCGCCGAGATCAATGAGCCCGTCAAGGCTGTCCAATCGCTGGAACAGGCTGCCCTTGTAGAACCTGCGGATAATACCGTGTACAAACAGATCAACGAAGTGTTGAAAGAGACGGGACCTAAGAATTACACCTTTTACTTAAACGGTAAAAAACCGTCCTTCGACACACCGCCCGTGGTGGAGAACAACCGTCTGCTGATCCCCCTTCGTTCGGTCTCGGAATCCCTCGGCGCCACTGTTCAATGGAATCCCGAAACGAAAACAGCGACCATTACGAAGGACGGCCGGGAGATCGTGCTGAAAGCGGGCGATACGACCGCCTCGGTCGATGGAAAAACGGTTTCCTTGGAGGCCCCCGGGAAAATCGGCAACGGCAATCGGATGATTGTTCCCCTGCGGTTCATCAGTGAGACCTTGAAGAATGAAGTCTCCTATTACCCGGAATCGCAGTTAGTGGTGATTAAGTAA